The following proteins are encoded in a genomic region of Desulfosoma sp.:
- the meaB gene encoding methylmalonyl Co-A mutase-associated GTPase MeaB — MQDYAQQILEGSPRAVARLISWLEDEDERALDVMEQLYPHTGRAYTVGITGSPGAGKSTLTDKLAFALRKKDLTVGIIAVDPSSPFTGGAVLGDRVRMSRLSTDPGVFIRSMASRGYLGGLAKATGEVAKVLDASGKDVILIETVGVGQDEVDIIRLADTTCLVLVPGLGDTIQSMKAGVMEIADIFVINKADRPGTNQLYAEVTSRVEQDAHIKERLWKPPVVKTVAVEDQGVDTLVQAIEEHRRFLESSGTLVEKRLRRAREQTLQMIHGELYRRLLRRLSSDGQLDSLVEEIASKRRSPYRIMREVVSRWLKE; from the coding sequence ATGCAGGATTACGCTCAACAGATTCTGGAAGGTTCCCCGAGGGCTGTGGCGCGGCTGATCAGTTGGCTGGAAGACGAGGATGAGCGCGCCTTGGATGTCATGGAACAACTCTACCCGCACACGGGTCGAGCCTACACGGTGGGGATTACGGGATCTCCAGGAGCCGGCAAGAGTACCCTGACGGACAAACTCGCCTTCGCCTTGCGAAAAAAAGATCTCACGGTGGGTATTATCGCCGTGGATCCCAGCAGTCCTTTTACGGGCGGAGCGGTTCTGGGGGATCGTGTGCGGATGAGCCGTCTGTCCACGGATCCTGGTGTGTTCATTCGCAGCATGGCCTCACGAGGATACCTGGGAGGGCTTGCCAAGGCGACGGGGGAAGTGGCTAAGGTTCTGGATGCTTCCGGGAAGGATGTGATCCTTATCGAAACCGTCGGAGTCGGCCAAGACGAAGTGGACATCATTCGATTGGCCGACACCACCTGCCTTGTGCTGGTACCCGGACTTGGGGACACTATCCAAAGCATGAAGGCCGGGGTGATGGAAATCGCCGACATTTTTGTGATCAATAAGGCGGATCGGCCCGGAACCAACCAACTCTACGCGGAGGTCACATCCCGCGTGGAACAGGATGCCCATATCAAGGAACGCCTGTGGAAACCGCCGGTCGTGAAAACGGTGGCCGTGGAAGACCAAGGTGTGGACACGCTGGTGCAGGCCATCGAAGAACATCGGCGTTTTCTGGAATCCTCCGGAACCCTTGTGGAAAAGCGTCTTCGACGCGCTCGGGAACAAACCCTTCAGATGATTCACGGAGAACTTTACCGACGCCTTCTGCGTCGCCTAAGCAGTGACGGTCAACTGGACAGCCTGGTGGAAGAAATCGCGTCCAAGAGGCGCAGCCCTTATCGGATCATGCGCGAAGTGGTTTCGCGATGGTTGAAGGAGTGA
- a CDS encoding cobalamin B12-binding domain-containing protein, translated as MAQERKIKIIVAKPGLDGHDRGAKLLARIFAEAGMEVVYTGLRQTPEMIVETALQEDADVVGLSSLSGVHMYFFPRVVQLLKEKGLDDVLVVGGGIIPSEDVPELKKAGVAEIFGPGTPTAKIVEFIKQNVRRRD; from the coding sequence ATGGCACAGGAACGCAAGATCAAGATCATCGTGGCTAAACCCGGCCTGGACGGCCATGATCGCGGCGCTAAGCTCTTGGCCCGCATTTTTGCGGAAGCCGGTATGGAAGTGGTGTACACGGGGCTTCGGCAAACTCCGGAAATGATCGTGGAAACCGCTTTGCAGGAAGACGCCGACGTGGTAGGACTTTCCAGCCTTTCAGGCGTGCACATGTATTTCTTCCCTCGAGTGGTCCAGCTTCTCAAGGAAAAAGGTCTCGACGATGTTCTGGTGGTCGGCGGCGGCATTATCCCGTCGGAAGATGTGCCGGAACTGAAAAAGGCGGGAGTGGCCGAAATCTTCGGTCCGGGAACCCCCACGGCCAAGATTGTGGAATTTATCAAACAAAATGTTCGCCGCCGCGATTAG
- a CDS encoding methylmalonyl-CoA mutase family protein, whose amino-acid sequence MFDDKALERIRAGKDNWEKTTLAKTLPKAPERKQVFTSISGTPVERLYTPLDVSGMDYERDLGYPGQYPFTRGVQPTMYRGRFWTMRQYAGFGNARESNARYRYLLEQGQTGLSVAFDLPTQAGYDSDHPLSMGEVGKVGVAIDSLDDMKILFDGIPLDKVTTSMTINAPATVLLAMYLAIAEEQGVPFDKVGGTVQNDILKEIICRGQYIFPPKPSMRLTVDLIDYCFKNVPKWNTISISGYHIREAGSTAAQEMAFTIADGIAYVQACVDRGLAVDSFAPRLSFFFNAFTNVLEEVAKFRAGRRVWARIMKERFGAKDPRSMMMRYHVQTGGVTLTAQQPLNNIVRVALQAYAAALGGCQSLHTNSYDEALCLPTQEAVTVALRTQQIVAEESGATDTIDPLAGSYFVEAMTDKIEAEIEEYIKKIDAMGGTLAAIEQGYIQKEIQDSAYRFQKEIESGERVYVGINKYTMEEPEPTNLLKVDMKVGEIEAAKLQKLRAERDQAKWKAALDKLREVSQSDENVMPAVIEAVKARATIGEICDVWREIFGEYRPKEFV is encoded by the coding sequence ATGTTTGACGACAAGGCACTGGAACGTATTCGGGCAGGAAAAGACAACTGGGAAAAAACCACTTTGGCCAAAACCCTGCCCAAGGCACCCGAACGCAAACAGGTTTTTACCAGCATTTCGGGAACACCCGTAGAAAGGCTCTATACGCCTTTGGATGTGTCGGGCATGGACTATGAGCGGGATTTGGGCTATCCGGGCCAGTACCCTTTTACCCGAGGGGTCCAGCCCACGATGTATCGAGGCCGCTTCTGGACCATGCGCCAGTATGCCGGGTTCGGAAACGCTCGAGAAAGCAACGCTCGGTATCGCTACCTTTTGGAACAAGGTCAGACGGGCTTAAGCGTCGCGTTCGATCTTCCCACCCAGGCCGGCTATGACAGCGATCATCCTCTGTCCATGGGGGAAGTGGGTAAAGTGGGTGTCGCCATCGATTCCCTGGACGATATGAAAATCCTTTTCGACGGTATCCCGCTCGATAAGGTCACGACATCTATGACCATCAACGCTCCGGCTACGGTGCTTCTGGCCATGTATCTGGCCATCGCCGAAGAACAGGGGGTTCCTTTTGACAAGGTGGGCGGGACGGTCCAGAACGATATCCTCAAAGAAATTATCTGCCGCGGCCAGTACATCTTTCCGCCCAAACCCAGCATGCGCCTCACGGTGGATCTTATCGATTACTGCTTCAAAAACGTTCCCAAATGGAACACCATTTCCATCAGCGGCTACCACATTCGCGAAGCGGGATCCACAGCGGCGCAGGAAATGGCTTTTACCATCGCCGACGGTATCGCTTATGTGCAGGCTTGTGTGGATCGAGGACTTGCCGTGGACAGTTTCGCCCCGCGCCTAAGCTTCTTCTTCAACGCGTTCACCAACGTTTTGGAAGAAGTGGCCAAGTTCCGAGCAGGTCGGCGAGTGTGGGCTCGTATCATGAAGGAACGCTTCGGAGCCAAAGACCCACGGTCCATGATGATGCGTTACCATGTGCAGACGGGCGGAGTCACCCTGACGGCTCAGCAGCCTCTGAACAATATCGTTCGCGTGGCCTTGCAGGCTTATGCGGCGGCCCTGGGAGGATGCCAGTCCCTGCACACCAATTCCTATGATGAAGCCCTGTGTCTGCCCACACAGGAAGCGGTGACGGTCGCCCTGCGCACCCAGCAGATCGTGGCCGAAGAAAGCGGCGCTACGGATACCATCGATCCTTTGGCCGGATCTTACTTCGTAGAAGCCATGACGGATAAAATCGAAGCGGAAATCGAAGAATACATCAAAAAGATCGATGCCATGGGCGGGACCCTTGCCGCCATCGAACAAGGCTATATCCAGAAGGAAATTCAAGACAGCGCCTACCGATTTCAGAAGGAAATCGAGTCAGGAGAGAGGGTTTATGTGGGAATCAATAAATACACCATGGAAGAACCTGAACCCACAAACCTGCTCAAGGTGGACATGAAAGTCGGGGAAATTGAAGCGGCCAAGCTTCAAAAGTTACGCGCCGAAAGAGACCAGGCTAAATGGAAAGCGGCTCTGGACAAGCTGCGTGAAGTGTCCCAGTCGGATGAAAATGTTATGCCGGCCGTGATTGAAGCTGTGAAAGCCCGAGCCACCATCGGCGAAATCTGCGATGTATGGCGGGAAATCTTCGGGGAATACCGGCCGAAGGAATTCGTGTAG
- a CDS encoding molybdenum cofactor biosynthesis protein MoaE yields MVTLQGMIDDLKKKLDPAKVGMYACHNGVVRGTSRDGAPAVALDIDCDWEAWTRVLSEVRSRPGIAAVEAYLYTGRRQVGDDVLLIVVAGDIRENVFPVLEETLNRLKKEAVKKREWLA; encoded by the coding sequence ATGGTGACATTGCAAGGAATGATCGACGATTTGAAAAAGAAGCTGGATCCTGCCAAGGTCGGTATGTATGCCTGCCATAACGGCGTGGTGCGTGGCACCAGCCGGGATGGAGCTCCCGCGGTGGCTCTGGACATCGATTGCGATTGGGAAGCCTGGACCCGAGTGCTTTCCGAGGTTCGGTCTCGGCCGGGAATTGCCGCCGTGGAAGCCTACCTGTACACGGGACGACGCCAGGTGGGTGATGATGTGTTGTTGATCGTGGTGGCCGGCGATATTCGAGAAAATGTCTTCCCCGTCCTGGAAGAGACGCTCAACAGGCTGAAAAAGGAAGCCGTCAAGAAGCGCGAGTGGCTGGCGTAG
- the mdh gene encoding malate dehydrogenase, translating to MSLKRKKITVVGAGFVGATAAHWAAAKELGDVCLIDIIEGMPQGKALDLLQASPVEGFDAQIIGTNDYKDTADSDVVIITAGLPRKPGMSRDDLLFKNTEIVKAVTEQVAKYSPNAYLIVVSNPLDAMVYVAHKVSGFPTNRVMGMAGVLDAARFRAFIAMELNVSVEDVTAFVLGGHGDTMVPLPRYSTVAGIPLPDLLPSEKIQALVERTRNGGAEIVNLLKTGSAFFAPSASAVSMAESILKDKKRIMPCAAYCDKEYGVGGYFVGVPVKLGADGVEQVIEIKLLPEEKEAFQKSVDAVKSLVQKINL from the coding sequence ATGAGTCTCAAGCGGAAAAAAATCACGGTGGTCGGTGCAGGGTTTGTGGGAGCGACTGCGGCTCACTGGGCTGCGGCCAAGGAATTGGGGGATGTGTGCCTGATCGACATCATCGAAGGCATGCCTCAAGGCAAAGCCTTGGATCTCTTGCAGGCTTCACCGGTAGAAGGCTTTGATGCCCAGATTATCGGCACGAACGATTACAAAGACACGGCGGATTCGGATGTGGTCATCATCACGGCGGGCTTGCCGAGAAAACCGGGCATGAGCCGTGATGATCTGTTGTTCAAGAACACGGAAATCGTCAAAGCCGTCACTGAACAGGTGGCCAAATATTCTCCCAATGCCTACCTGATCGTCGTCTCGAATCCTCTGGACGCCATGGTGTATGTAGCTCACAAGGTGAGCGGGTTTCCCACCAACCGTGTCATGGGCATGGCCGGTGTGTTGGATGCCGCCCGTTTTCGAGCCTTTATCGCCATGGAACTGAATGTTTCCGTGGAAGATGTCACGGCCTTCGTGCTTGGCGGTCATGGTGACACCATGGTGCCGCTGCCCAGGTACTCCACCGTGGCAGGTATTCCCCTTCCCGACCTTTTGCCTTCGGAAAAGATTCAAGCTCTGGTGGAACGCACACGAAACGGTGGGGCGGAAATCGTCAATTTACTGAAAACGGGTAGTGCGTTTTTTGCCCCGTCGGCCTCGGCGGTGAGCATGGCCGAATCCATCCTCAAGGATAAGAAACGCATCATGCCGTGTGCAGCTTACTGTGATAAGGAATACGGCGTCGGTGGGTATTTTGTGGGGGTTCCGGTCAAACTGGGTGCCGACGGTGTGGAACAGGTCATCGAAATCAAGCTGCTTCCGGAAGAAAAGGAGGCCTTTCAGAAGTCCGTGGACGCCGTGAAATCTTTGGTGCAAAAGATCAACCTGTAA
- a CDS encoding pyruvate carboxylase subunit B, with protein sequence MAEQHGVLTAGLVDEPIPVTNPVKIQDLTFRDGHQSLFATRGRTEDFLPIAEDMDKVGFYSMEVWGGATFDTMHRFLGEDPWERIRTLKKYIKNTPFSMLLRGQNLVGYRNYPDDVAEAFVERACENGMDIFRVFDALNDFRNFDTAVKVIKKHGKHFQGAICYSLTESRMGGEVYNLEYYVSKAKQLEDMGADTICIKDMAGLIAPYDAYILIKTLKENVKVPIHLHSHFTSGMADMSLLKAIEAGVDIVDTCLSPWAYRTSHPAVEPLVVALKGTNRDTGMDLKLLAKCSEYMEKISPKYRHLLDDRMSIIDINVLLHQTPGGMLSNLVNQLREMDALDKLDDVFRQLPIVRRELGQVPLVTPTSQIVGIQTVNNVLFDTKDERYKMITAQVKDLCYGLYGKTPVPIDPEVQKKALKGYPRGETPITVRPADVLEPELEKAKKDVEGLAKDIDDVLIYALYPTTGKRFLRWKYGLEPIPDEVKPKTLEQVKAEEELMKKAKAGLLVEKPQKEAPPKGPGVCTFNVFVDGEYFQVEVEQVGGMPLVTQITPMAQPAAPSAPVQPVAPQPMGPQPMVPPPPPRPAPAPTPQPAAPAPAPKPAAAPVKGGTNIEAPMPGMIIRYEKKEGDTVKEGDVVLILEAMKMENSITTPVAGTVLKINYKDGDSVQKGDVLAVIG encoded by the coding sequence ATGGCGGAACAGCATGGCGTGTTGACAGCCGGACTCGTGGATGAACCCATTCCCGTGACGAACCCCGTAAAGATACAGGATCTGACCTTTCGAGACGGACACCAGTCTCTGTTCGCCACTCGAGGCCGTACGGAAGATTTTCTTCCCATCGCCGAAGATATGGATAAAGTGGGCTTCTATTCCATGGAAGTGTGGGGTGGAGCCACTTTTGACACCATGCACCGTTTTTTGGGTGAAGACCCTTGGGAACGCATTCGCACTCTGAAAAAGTATATTAAAAACACGCCTTTTTCCATGTTGCTGCGCGGCCAGAACCTGGTGGGCTACCGCAATTATCCCGACGATGTGGCGGAAGCCTTTGTGGAAAGAGCCTGTGAAAACGGCATGGATATTTTTCGAGTCTTTGATGCTCTGAACGATTTTCGTAACTTCGACACGGCCGTCAAGGTCATCAAAAAGCACGGCAAACATTTTCAGGGCGCCATCTGTTATTCGCTCACCGAATCCCGTATGGGCGGTGAAGTGTACAACCTGGAATACTATGTTTCCAAGGCGAAGCAATTGGAAGACATGGGCGCCGACACCATTTGTATCAAGGACATGGCCGGCCTCATCGCTCCTTATGACGCGTACATTCTCATCAAGACCCTCAAGGAAAACGTGAAAGTTCCCATTCATCTCCATAGCCATTTCACGTCGGGCATGGCGGATATGTCCCTGCTGAAGGCCATCGAAGCGGGCGTGGACATCGTGGACACCTGTTTGTCCCCGTGGGCCTACCGCACCTCGCATCCGGCCGTGGAACCTTTGGTCGTGGCCCTGAAAGGCACCAACCGCGACACGGGCATGGATCTCAAGCTTCTGGCCAAGTGCAGCGAATACATGGAAAAGATTTCTCCCAAGTATCGGCATCTGCTGGATGATCGCATGTCCATCATCGACATCAATGTGTTGCTGCATCAAACTCCGGGCGGCATGTTGTCCAACCTGGTGAACCAACTGCGGGAAATGGATGCTCTGGACAAACTGGACGACGTGTTTAGGCAGTTGCCCATTGTAAGGCGTGAATTGGGCCAGGTACCCTTGGTGACACCGACGAGCCAGATTGTGGGAATTCAGACGGTTAACAACGTGCTGTTCGACACCAAGGATGAACGTTACAAGATGATCACGGCTCAGGTGAAAGACCTCTGTTACGGCCTCTACGGCAAAACCCCGGTGCCCATCGATCCCGAAGTGCAAAAGAAAGCTCTTAAAGGCTATCCACGCGGGGAAACACCCATCACGGTGCGTCCCGCGGATGTGTTGGAGCCTGAACTGGAAAAGGCCAAGAAGGATGTGGAAGGCTTGGCCAAAGACATTGACGATGTGCTCATCTACGCCCTGTACCCCACGACGGGCAAGAGGTTTCTGCGCTGGAAATACGGCCTGGAACCCATCCCGGACGAGGTCAAGCCCAAAACATTGGAACAGGTCAAAGCGGAGGAGGAGCTTATGAAAAAGGCGAAGGCAGGCCTGTTGGTGGAAAAGCCTCAGAAGGAAGCTCCACCGAAAGGTCCCGGAGTGTGCACCTTCAACGTGTTCGTGGATGGGGAATACTTCCAAGTGGAAGTGGAACAGGTGGGCGGAATGCCTCTTGTGACCCAGATTACGCCCATGGCTCAACCGGCGGCCCCATCCGCGCCTGTGCAGCCTGTGGCACCGCAACCGATGGGCCCTCAACCCATGGTGCCTCCACCTCCGCCTCGACCCGCACCCGCCCCGACACCGCAACCGGCCGCCCCGGCACCGGCTCCGAAACCCGCGGCGGCTCCTGTCAAGGGCGGCACCAACATTGAAGCTCCCATGCCGGGCATGATTATTCGCTATGAAAAGAAAGAAGGCGACACAGTCAAGGAAGGGGACGTGGTTCTTATTCTGGAAGCCATGAAGATGGAAAACTCCATCACCACTCCTGTGGCGGGAACCGTTCTCAAAATCAACTACAAGGACGGCGATAGCGTTCAAAAGGGCGATGTCCTGGCCGTGATCGGTTGA
- a CDS encoding HDIG domain-containing metalloprotein gives MTYEDALEILDKHIHTDTLKKHCLATQAIMREMARRFQEDEESWAIAGLLHDLDYELTKDTPAEHGKKTLELLDGTDLSQAVKDAIVRHNAEALGLERITRLDYALTCAETITGLLVAAALVHPEKKIAAVEVKSVKKRMKSKDFARSVNRDHIRLCEKIDVPLDDFIALSLKAMAGMASELGL, from the coding sequence ATGACCTACGAAGATGCCCTAGAAATCCTCGACAAACACATCCATACAGACACCCTCAAGAAGCATTGTCTGGCAACCCAGGCGATCATGCGGGAAATGGCCCGGCGATTTCAAGAAGACGAAGAATCCTGGGCCATTGCCGGACTTTTGCACGATCTGGACTACGAACTCACCAAAGACACCCCTGCCGAACACGGCAAGAAAACATTGGAACTGTTGGACGGCACGGATCTTTCTCAGGCCGTCAAGGACGCGATCGTGCGTCACAATGCCGAAGCCTTGGGTCTCGAGAGAATCACCCGCCTGGATTACGCTCTCACCTGTGCGGAAACCATCACGGGGCTTCTGGTGGCTGCGGCTCTGGTGCATCCTGAAAAGAAGATCGCCGCCGTGGAAGTGAAGTCCGTCAAGAAACGGATGAAGAGCAAGGATTTTGCCAGATCCGTCAATCGGGATCACATTCGGTTATGCGAAAAGATTGATGTGCCCCTGGATGACTTCATTGCCTTGAGCCTTAAGGCCATGGCGGGCATGGCCTCGGAATTGGGGCTGTAA
- a CDS encoding Rho termination factor N-terminal domain-containing protein, with the protein MGKKKEKQVKEKPLDKMTAKELRELALKLEGIVGVHAMNKAELIAAIKQAKGIADESTKQKAVDVRALKVKIRELRRKRDEAKEAGNTKLADAFRRRISNLKKKTRRAA; encoded by the coding sequence ATGGGTAAGAAGAAGGAAAAGCAGGTCAAGGAAAAACCTTTAGACAAAATGACCGCCAAGGAATTGCGTGAGTTGGCCCTTAAGCTGGAAGGCATCGTAGGGGTTCACGCCATGAACAAGGCGGAACTCATCGCCGCCATCAAGCAAGCCAAGGGCATTGCGGATGAAAGCACCAAACAGAAGGCGGTGGATGTGCGAGCCTTAAAGGTCAAGATTCGAGAACTGCGTCGAAAACGCGACGAAGCCAAGGAAGCGGGAAACACCAAGTTGGCGGACGCATTCCGTCGCCGTATCAGCAACCTCAAGAAAAAAACACGCCGGGCAGCCTAA
- a CDS encoding slipin family protein encodes MDLIFLEISEVFMSLYGLATVVVLVVLFLANAIRVLNEYERGVVFRLGRVIAAKGPGLIILIPLIDRMQKVSLRLVAADVPPQDVITRDNVSVKVNAVIYFRVVDPVKAVISVENYLYATSQLAQTTLRSVCGQAELDELLAEREKINAHLQDILDRHTDPWGIKITVVELKHIDLPQEMQRAMARQAEAERERRAKVIHAEGEFQAADRLREAAQIIQENPMAMQLRYLQTLREIASENNSTTIFPVPIDLIRPFLSDVGVTTAKAKKESDNG; translated from the coding sequence ATGGATTTGATTTTCCTTGAAATATCGGAGGTTTTTATGTCCCTTTACGGCCTGGCGACGGTTGTCGTCCTGGTGGTGTTGTTTCTGGCCAACGCCATTCGCGTGCTCAATGAGTACGAACGGGGTGTGGTGTTTCGTTTGGGGCGTGTGATAGCGGCTAAAGGTCCGGGCCTCATTATTCTAATTCCCCTCATTGATCGAATGCAAAAGGTAAGTTTACGTCTCGTGGCGGCGGATGTGCCTCCACAGGATGTGATTACGCGGGATAATGTGTCCGTCAAAGTCAATGCGGTCATTTACTTTCGCGTGGTGGATCCGGTGAAAGCTGTGATCAGCGTGGAAAATTATCTTTACGCCACAAGTCAGCTTGCCCAAACCACGCTGCGCAGTGTCTGCGGGCAGGCGGAACTGGACGAATTGTTGGCGGAACGGGAAAAGATCAACGCGCATCTTCAGGACATTTTGGATCGCCACACGGACCCCTGGGGTATCAAGATCACGGTTGTGGAACTGAAACATATCGATTTACCGCAGGAAATGCAGCGGGCCATGGCGCGTCAGGCGGAAGCGGAACGGGAAAGGCGAGCCAAGGTGATCCATGCGGAAGGAGAATTCCAGGCCGCCGATCGACTCCGCGAAGCAGCGCAGATCATCCAGGAAAATCCCATGGCCATGCAGCTTCGGTATTTGCAGACCTTAAGGGAGATTGCCTCGGAAAACAATTCCACCACCATCTTTCCGGTGCCGATTGATCTCATTAGGCCTTTTCTTTCGGATGTGGGTGTGACGACGGCGAAAGCGAAGAAGGAGTCGGACAATGGGTAA
- a CDS encoding nodulation protein NfeD: MPKFSRFMKRHRIGWLAPLGMVCLALLLWTMRFVPCSAQAAEDKRPIYIIHVHDTINPGLQDFIEHAIETAEEASAECLIVELDTPGGLVSAMRGIVKAMMNAKIPVVVYVSPRGAQAASAGVFITAAADVAAMAPGTNIGAAHPVTATGGDVPETMNEKVVNDLVAFVKSIAEERGRNAQWLEEAVRKSVSATAEEAFAKNVIDLVAQDIPDLVKQLDGWQVQRKGYQRTLHTHGKEIVPIEPGWRHKVLRAISNPNIAYILLMIGLAGLYFELSQPGVILPGVIGAISLVLAFYAMQTIPVNYAGFILIVLAVIFFILEIKVASYGMLSLAGTLSLILGSLMLFHVPGQPFRVAMSVFIPTVLTVSAFFAAVAALAFRAQMRRPQVGVEALIGAEGTVTQALNPEGKVFVEGELWNAESDQPVPEGARVRVVSVRNLKLHVTRINDK, encoded by the coding sequence ATGCCCAAGTTTTCCCGCTTCATGAAAAGGCACCGCATCGGATGGCTCGCACCCCTCGGCATGGTGTGCCTAGCGTTGCTGCTCTGGACCATGCGGTTCGTCCCATGTTCCGCACAGGCCGCCGAAGACAAACGTCCCATCTACATCATTCACGTGCACGATACCATTAACCCAGGGCTTCAAGATTTCATTGAACATGCCATTGAGACGGCTGAAGAGGCAAGCGCCGAGTGCCTTATCGTGGAACTGGACACCCCCGGCGGTTTGGTCAGCGCCATGCGAGGGATCGTCAAAGCCATGATGAACGCCAAGATTCCTGTGGTGGTCTATGTGTCGCCGAGAGGGGCTCAGGCTGCGTCGGCGGGTGTCTTTATCACGGCGGCGGCGGATGTGGCGGCCATGGCTCCGGGAACCAACATCGGCGCGGCGCATCCGGTCACGGCCACGGGAGGGGATGTTCCGGAAACCATGAATGAAAAGGTCGTCAACGACCTGGTGGCTTTCGTGAAAAGTATCGCTGAAGAACGGGGTCGAAACGCGCAGTGGCTTGAAGAAGCCGTGCGAAAGAGTGTATCCGCTACGGCGGAAGAAGCTTTTGCTAAAAATGTCATCGATCTGGTGGCTCAGGATATTCCGGATCTTGTCAAGCAACTGGACGGCTGGCAGGTGCAGCGCAAAGGATACCAACGCACATTGCATACGCACGGCAAAGAGATCGTGCCCATCGAACCCGGATGGCGCCACAAGGTGCTTCGAGCCATCAGTAACCCCAACATCGCTTACATTTTGCTCATGATCGGTCTGGCCGGCCTGTACTTCGAACTGTCCCAACCCGGTGTGATTCTTCCCGGTGTCATTGGAGCCATCAGTCTGGTGCTGGCTTTCTACGCCATGCAGACCATACCCGTTAATTATGCAGGCTTCATTTTGATTGTTCTGGCTGTGATCTTTTTCATCCTGGAAATCAAAGTAGCCAGTTACGGCATGCTCAGCCTAGCCGGAACCCTATCCCTGATCTTGGGATCCCTCATGCTCTTTCACGTGCCGGGACAACCGTTTCGAGTGGCCATGTCCGTTTTTATACCGACGGTGCTCACGGTGTCGGCCTTCTTCGCCGCCGTGGCCGCCTTGGCTTTTCGAGCCCAAATGCGACGGCCTCAGGTAGGTGTCGAAGCCCTCATCGGGGCTGAAGGCACGGTGACCCAGGCCTTGAATCCAGAAGGAAAGGTTTTCGTGGAAGGGGAACTCTGGAACGCCGAAAGCGATCAGCCTGTTCCGGAAGGAGCCCGCGTGCGTGTGGTTTCCGTTCGGAATTTGAAGTTGCACGTCACCAGAATCAATGATAAATAG
- a CDS encoding uracil-DNA glycosylase, which translates to MDHDQERRSLQATLSSLRLWGLREVLLPVTTPSTAPQQENTTILQDQEKTVEDRQEKPTALQGPCLTTMKGGGFPGSSSLRPGHDAGGTLALPGNQTFSHKGLSPRPSDEALPEAEREAKRRLLEEIRSDLGDCRRCPLHRGRTHIVFGEGDAAARLVFVGEGPGADEDQQGRPFVGQAGQLLNKMIHAMGLRRQEVYICNVVKCRPPGNRVPLAEEIRQCVPFLIRQLEAIRPQVICTLGACASQTLLGSTAFISNLRRKIHLWRGIPLIATYHPAYLLRNASKKADTWKDLQGVMELLQTERT; encoded by the coding sequence TTGGATCACGACCAGGAACGACGAAGCCTTCAAGCGACACTTTCCAGCCTGAGGCTCTGGGGGTTGCGTGAAGTCCTTTTGCCCGTTACCACTCCTTCCACGGCGCCACAACAGGAAAACACCACCATCCTGCAGGACCAAGAAAAAACCGTGGAAGACCGTCAAGAGAAACCTACGGCTTTGCAAGGACCCTGTCTGACAACGATGAAAGGCGGCGGTTTTCCTGGGAGCTCGAGCCTCCGGCCTGGGCATGATGCGGGCGGGACACTTGCGCTCCCAGGGAATCAAACGTTTTCACACAAGGGCCTAAGTCCCCGGCCAAGCGACGAGGCGTTGCCCGAAGCGGAACGTGAAGCCAAAAGGCGTCTTTTGGAAGAAATTCGCTCGGACCTTGGGGATTGCCGCCGGTGCCCTTTGCATCGAGGGCGCACCCATATCGTTTTCGGAGAAGGCGATGCGGCGGCACGATTGGTTTTTGTCGGAGAAGGTCCCGGAGCCGATGAGGATCAACAGGGAAGACCTTTCGTCGGTCAGGCAGGACAGTTGCTGAACAAGATGATTCATGCCATGGGGTTGCGTCGTCAAGAGGTCTACATCTGTAACGTGGTCAAGTGCCGTCCTCCGGGAAACCGTGTCCCTTTGGCCGAAGAAATCCGCCAGTGTGTTCCTTTTCTCATTCGGCAGTTGGAAGCCATTCGACCTCAGGTTATTTGTACCTTGGGAGCATGTGCCAGTCAGACACTGCTGGGAAGCACGGCCTTCATTTCAAATCTTCGGCGTAAGATTCACCTGTGGCGAGGGATTCCGCTCATCGCCACTTATCACCCCGCTTATCTTTTGCGTAACGCATCGAAAAAAGCGGACACCTGGAAGGATCTTCAAGGTGTGATGGAACTGCTTCAAACAGAAAGAACCTAG